The Coffea eugenioides isolate CCC68of chromosome 8, Ceug_1.0, whole genome shotgun sequence genome has a segment encoding these proteins:
- the LOC113781396 gene encoding WD repeat-containing protein 7 isoform X1, translating into MKCRSVACIWSASPPTHKVTATAVLNHPPTLYTGGSDGSIIWWTLPSSCTYPNQEMEAIAMLCGHTAPISDLAICFPTAVSGNGKLDHSSDFVSDSSSNVFGALISVCKDGVLCVWSRASGHCRRRRKMPPWVGSPSKIQSLPENKRYVCIACWDADSVHSSDYQSIDMENKGLVDRESHYGKSSKCTVVIVDSYSLTIVQTVFHGNLSIGPLKSMSILLYAGHMDNHSVMMVDSFSKVQCLPILKDSEATGANFPANSSHLVLKDWLDGSEEGEALMACANQGQLLVLIYSTHCTFRLVDDGNKIGEILFLDYQLYLKGQSHVIGGMFLEDDQTSIRLNFGKHDDVISEELAVWNSRGSAAVYRVSYSSSTFAFEPLLDIPAVSRAPNLKLSISFVYVSCYLLRIESICLRDEEPLLWEPYMTIWLLPQQYHSKELSGGCKRLSEGQCFDDWISKSIHKTEGSIKEISSSAIGLQGEAESLHTGASCSKISEKYVSSSMVISENWCLPMALVYGFCNGDIEVVWFDMCFEGSGSYGQNQHNEANLHGSRQYLSGHTGAVLCLAAHQMVSMPKGRDFSHVLVSGSMDCTIRIWDLDSGNMIIVMHQHVAPVRQIILPPPLTECPWNDCFLSVAEDCCVALTSLGTLQVERMFPGQPYYPTKIVWDSARGYVACLCPNHTGILDTSDVLFIWDIKTGARERVLRGAAAHSMLDHFCTVMKKDSAPASLMCRNTSASSLNLPLTEENKYSHSRLRYTAKGTSTSSRFPVSTSVTESNRSQTHATKEAVIESIESTVSAFQSNKPPIEGLCPFPGITALCFDLKSMISICKSHDLTMAGSIDHRKTSSEVIGEDTPKDSPQKKIDSQRMYRETDIATPHHVSKEIYSASSGTSGGTVADHDLLYSLEESLLQFSLSLLHLWNVDYELDRLLQTEMKLKRPELFNVASGLIGDRGSLTLMFPGSSATLELWRSSSEYSALRSLTMLALAQHMISLSPSYSGASSALAAFYARSFAEKIPDIKPPLLQLLVSFWQDEFEHVKMAARSLFHCAASRAIPRPLCCNSANAPAKSLDRSTGITKLERENSNSLTPNCLPKTLMDSRSEESEILSWLESFDTQDWISCVGGTTQDAMTSHIIVAAALAVWYPSLVKPNLALLTVQSLMKLVMAMNEKYSSTAAEILAEGMESTWKACIGSEIPRLIADIFFQIECVSGASANAPAQKSALSHNIKEILVAVLLPSLAMADVLGFLNVIQSQVWSTASDSPVHVVSLMTLIRVVRGCPRNLAQYLDKVVTFILQTMDPSNSVLRRSCTQSSMAALKELVRVFPMVALNDTATRLAVGDAIAEIKNASIRVYDMQSMAKIKVLDASGPLGLPTLLRGASDTAVTTAISALSFALDGEGLVAFSENGLMIRWWSLGSVWWEKISRNLTPVQCTKVIFVPPWEGFSPNSSRSSIMASVTSNDGQVNLQESKKASTEIDSVKLLVHHLDLSYRLEWVGERKVKLMQHGRELGIFQL; encoded by the exons ATGAAGTGTAGATCGGTAGCCTGCATATGGTCAGCCTCCCCACCCACTCATAAAGTCACCGCCACCGCCGTACTTAACCACCCTCCCACCCTCTACACCGGTGGCTCCGATGGCTCCATCATCTGGTGGACCCTTCCCTCCTCCTGTACTTACCCCAACCAG GAAATGGAAGCGATTGCAATGCTTTGTGGGCATACTGCACCTATTTCCGATTTAGCAATATGTTTTCCTACAGCAGTTTCAGGAAATGGGAAATTAGACCACTCAAGCGATTTTGTTTCTGACTCGAGTTCAAATGTTTTTGGGGCACTAATTAGTGTATGTAAGGATGGTGTGTTGTGTGTATGGAGCAGGGCTAGTGGGCATTGCAGACGCCGGAGGAAAATGCCTCCCTGGGTTGGTAGTCCATCCAAGATTCAGTCATTGCCTGAAAACAAGAGATATGTGTGCATTGCATGTTGGGATGCTGATAGTGTTCATTCATCTGATTATCAGTCAATTGATATGGAGAACAAAGGTTTGGTGGATAGAGAATCGCATTATGGGAAATCTTCTAAATGCACTGTTGTGATTGTTGACTCGTATAGTCTTACTATTGTGCAAACAGTTTTTCATGGGAATTTATCCATTGGGCCTTTGAAGTCCATGTCCATTTTATTGTATGCTGGTCATATGGACAATCATTCGGTGATGATGGTTGATTCATTTAGTAAGGTGCAATGCTTGCCAATATTAAAGGATTCTGAAGCCACTGGTGCAAATTTTCCTGCAAATTCCTCACATTTGGTATTAAAGGACTGGCTAGATGGGTCAGAAGAGGGGGAAGCATTAATGGCATGTGCAAATCAGGGACAGTTGTTGGTCCTTATATATTCAACACACTGTACGTTTAGGTTGGTTGATGATGGCAATAAAATTGGGGAGATTCTCTTTTTGGATTATCAACTTTATCTTAAAGGCCAATCACATGTCATTGGTGGCATGTTTTTAGAGGATGATCAGACAAGCATCagactaaattttggaaaaCATGATGATGTAATTTCGGAAGAACTGGCTGTGTGGAACAGTAGAGGTTCAGCTGCTGTATACAGGGTATCATACTCAAGCAGCACATTTGCTTTTGAGCCTCTATTAGACATTCCTGCTGTTTCACGTGCTCCCAATTTAAAGTTAtccatttcttttgtttatgtCAGCTGCTATCTTCTTCGTATTGAATCAATCTGCTTGCGAGATGAAGAACCTTTGCTCTGGGAACCTTATATGACTATTTGGTTATTGCCACAGCAATACCATAGCAAGGAATTATCTGGAGGTTGCAAAAGACTTAGTGAAGGCCAatgttttgatgattggatTTCCAAATCCATACATAAAACTGAAGGTTCCATCAAAGAAATTTCCTCTAGCGCAATAGGTCTTCAGGGTGAAGCAGAATCCTTACATACTGGTGCTTCATGTTCAAAAATTTCGGAAAAGTACGTCTCCTCTTCAATGGTTATTTCTGAAAACTGGTGTCTTCCAATGGCGCTTGTTTATGGCTTCTGTAATGGTGATATAGAAGTTGTGTGGTTCGACATGTGCTTTGAGGGAAGTGGTTCCTATGGTCAAAATCAACATAATGAGGCAAACTTACATGGATCTAGACAATATCTTTCTGGGCACACAGGTGCTGTGCTATGTTTGGCTGCACATCAGATGGTGAGTATGCCAAAGGGAAGAGATTTCAGTCATGTTTTAGTATCAGGAAGTATGGACTGCACCATTCGGATTTGGGATCTTGACTCTGGTAACATGATTATTGTAATGCACCAACATGTAGCTCCAGTACGCCAGATAATTCTTCCACCGCCTCTTACTGAGTGTCCATGGAATGATTGCTTTCTCTCTGTTGCAGAGGATTGCTGTGTTGCCCTTACCTCACTTGGTACATTGCAGGTAGAGAGAATGTTTCCTGGACAGCCATACTATCCCACAAAAATTGTGTGGGATAGTGCAAGAGGTTATGTAGCATGTCTATGCCCTAATCATACAGGAATCCTTGACACTTCTGATGTATTATTCATATGGGACATTAAAACGGGTGCTCGTGAACGGGTGCTTCGTGGTGCTGCTGCTCATTCAATGTTGGATCATTTCTGTACAGTCATGAAGAAAGATTCTGCTCCTGCCAGTTTAATGTGCAGAAATACTTCAGCCTCCTCACTAAATCTTCCACTGACAGAGGAAAATAAGTATTCACATTCTCGTTTAAGATATACAGCAAAAGGGACTTCTACATCAAGCAGATTCCCTGTTTCTACAAGTGTGACTGAATCAAATAGATCCCAAACACATGCTACAAAAGAAGCTGTCATTGAGTCAATTGAATCTACAGTATCTGCCTTTCAAAGCAATAAGCCCCCAATTGAAGGCTTGTGCCCTTTTCCAGGAATCACCGCTTTGTGCTTTGATCTTAAGTCAATGATTTCTATTTGTAAGAGTCATGATTTGACTATGGCAGGAAGTATTGATCATAGAAAGACTTCTTCAGAAGTAATTGGAGAGGACACACCAAAAGACAGCCCCCAAAAGAAAATCGATAGTCAGCGAATGTACCGGGAAACAGATATTGCAACCCCCCACCATGTCAGCAAAGAGATTTATTCTGCTTCCAGTGGGACCTCAGGTGGTACAGTAGCAGATCATGACTTGCTTTACTCCCTTGAAGAATCCTTGCTTCAGTTCAGCTTGTCTCTTTTGCACTTATGGAATGTGGATTATGAGCTTGACAGATTGCTACAAACTGAAATGAAGCTCAAAAGACCCGAACTTTTCAATGTAGCTTCTGGTTTAATAGGGGATAGAGGCTCTTTGACACTGATGTTTCCTGGTTCAAGTGCCACCTTAGAG CTTTGGAGATCATCATCTGAGTACTCTGCTCTGAGATCACTAACTATGTTGGCCCTTGCACAGCACATGATCAGTTTATCACCTTCGTATTCTGGAGCCAGCAG TGCTTTAGCAGCCTTTTATGCTCGGAGCTTTGCAGAGAAAATCCCAGATATAAAGCCTCCTTTGCTCCAG CTCTTGGTAAGCTTTTGGCAAGACGAGTTTGAACATGTAAAAATGGCTGCTCGCTCTCTTTTCCATTGTGCTGCATCACGGGCTATTCCGCGCCCATTGTGCTGTAATAGTGCAAATGCTCCTGCAAAATCTCTTGATCGTTCGACCGGAATAACAAAGTTAGAACGTGAAAATTCAAACTCCCTGACTCCTAACTGTCTGCCAAAAACACTGATGGATTCTCGGAGCGAAGAATCTGAGATTCTTTCATGGTTGGAATCATTTGACACACAAGACTGGATCTCGTGTGTTGGAGGAACAACTCAAGATGCCATGACCTCTCATATAATTGTTGCTGCAGCATTGGCAGTTTGGTATCCCAGTCTTGTGAAACCAAATCTTGCCTTGTTGACCGTTCAATCTTTGATGAAATTGGTTATGGCTATGAATGAAAAATACAGTTCTACTGCTGCAGAGATTTTGGCAGAAGGTATGGAAAGCACTTGGAAAGCATGTATTGGTTCTGAAATACCTCGGCTGATAGCAGACATATTCTTCCAGATTGAGTGCGTTAGTGGTGCATCTGCTAATGCACCTGCTCAGAAGTCAGCTTTATCACATAACATTAAGGAGATTTTGGTGGCTGTACTTCTTCCAAGCTTAGCAATGGCTGACGTACTTGGATTTCTGAATGTAATCCAAAGCCAAGTGTGGTCTACTGCATCTGATTCGCCTGTTCATGTGGTGTCACTGATGACCCTCATTAGGGTTGTGCGTGGTTGTCCAAGAAACTTGGCGCAATACCTTGATAAG GTGGTCACTTTCATTTTGCAGACCATGGACCCAAGTAACTCAGTTCTGCGTAGAAGTTGCACTCAAAGTTCAATGGCAGCATTAAAGGAATTAGTACGTGTGTTTCCTATGGTGGCTCTAAATGATACAGCAACTAGGTTGGCCGTTGGGGATGCAATTGCTGAGATTAAAAATGCCAGTATTAGGGTATATGACATGCAAAG CATGGCCAAAATAAAGGTGTTGGATGCAAGTGGACCCCTAGGACTTCCAACTTTGCTCAGAGGAGCTTCAGATACAGCAGTTACAACTGCAATTTCAGCTCTAAGCTTTGCACTGGATGGAGAG GGCCTAGTGGCATTTTCCGAGAATGGGCTGATGATTAGATGGTGGTCACTCGGGTCTGTTTGGTGGGAGAAAATCAGTCGAAATCTTACTCCTGTTCAGTGCACAAAAGTTATATTTGTTCCTCCATGGGAGGGATTTTCTCCTAATTCTTCCAGGTCCAGTATAATGGCAAGTGTAACATCAAATGATGGTCAGGTCAATTTACAG GAGAGCAAGAAAGCATCAACTGAAATCGATTCAGTGAAACTTTTGGTTCATCATCTTGACCTCTCTTATCGTCTAGAGTGGGTTGGTGAAAGGAAAGTAAAGCTCATGCAGCATGGGCGTGAGTTGGGCATTTTCCAGTTATAA
- the LOC113781396 gene encoding WD repeat-containing protein 7 isoform X2 has protein sequence MKCRSVACIWSASPPTHKVTATAVLNHPPTLYTGGSDGSIIWWTLPSSCTYPNQEMEAIAMLCGHTAPISDLAICFPTAVSGNGKLDHSSDFVSDSSSNVFGALISVCKDGVLCVWSRASGHCRRRRKMPPWVGSPSKIQSLPENKRYVCIACWDADSVHSSDYQSIDMENKGLVDRESHYGKSSKCTVVIVDSYSLTIVQTVFHGNLSIGPLKSMSILLYAGHMDNHSVMMVDSFSKVQCLPILKDSEATGANFPANSSHLVLKDWLDGSEEGEALMACANQGQLLVLIYSTHCTFRLVDDGNKIGEILFLDYQLYLKGQSHVIGGMFLEDDQTSIRLNFGKHDDVISEELAVWNSRGSAAVYRVSYSSSTFAFEPLLDIPAVSRAPNLKLSISFVYVSCYLLRIESICLRDEEPLLWEPYMTIWLLPQQYHSKELSGGCKRLSEGQCFDDWISKSIHKTEGSIKEISSSAIGLQGEAESLHTGASCSKISEKYVSSSMVISENWCLPMALVYGFCNGDIEVVWFDMCFEGSGSYGQNQHNEANLHGSRQYLSGHTGAVLCLAAHQMVSMPKGRDFSHVLVSGSMDCTIRIWDLDSGNMIIVMHQHVAPVRQIILPPPLTECPWNDCFLSVAEDCCVALTSLGTLQVERMFPGQPYYPTKIVWDSARGYVACLCPNHTGILDTSDVLFIWDIKTGARERVLRGAAAHSMLDHFCTVMKKDSAPASLMCRNTSASSLNLPLTEENKYSHSRLRYTAKGTSTSSRFPVSTSVTESNRSQTHATKEAVIESIESTVSAFQSNKPPIEGLCPFPGITALCFDLKSMISICKSHDLTMAGSIDHRKTSSEVIGEDTPKDSPQKKIDSQRMYRETDIATPHHVSKEIYSASSGTSGGTVADHDLLYSLEESLLQFSLSLLHLWNVDYELDRLLQTEMKLKRPELFNVASGLIGDRGSLTLMFPGSSATLELWRSSSEYSALRSLTMLALAQHMISLSPSYSGASSALAAFYARSFAEKIPDIKPPLLQLLVSFWQDEFEHVKMAARSLFHCAASRAIPRPLCCNSANAPAKSLDRSTGITKLERENSNSLTPNCLPKTLMDSRSEESEILSWLESFDTQDWISCVGGTTQDAMTSHIIVAAALAVWYPSLVKPNLALLTVQSLMKLVMAMNEKYSSTAAEILAEGMESTWKACIGSEIPRLIADIFFQIECVSGASANAPAQKSALSHNIKEILVAVLLPSLAMADVLGFLNVIQSQVWSTASDSPVHVVSLMTLIRVVRGCPRNLAQYLDKVCRWSLSFCRPWTQVTQFCVEVALKVQWQH, from the exons ATGAAGTGTAGATCGGTAGCCTGCATATGGTCAGCCTCCCCACCCACTCATAAAGTCACCGCCACCGCCGTACTTAACCACCCTCCCACCCTCTACACCGGTGGCTCCGATGGCTCCATCATCTGGTGGACCCTTCCCTCCTCCTGTACTTACCCCAACCAG GAAATGGAAGCGATTGCAATGCTTTGTGGGCATACTGCACCTATTTCCGATTTAGCAATATGTTTTCCTACAGCAGTTTCAGGAAATGGGAAATTAGACCACTCAAGCGATTTTGTTTCTGACTCGAGTTCAAATGTTTTTGGGGCACTAATTAGTGTATGTAAGGATGGTGTGTTGTGTGTATGGAGCAGGGCTAGTGGGCATTGCAGACGCCGGAGGAAAATGCCTCCCTGGGTTGGTAGTCCATCCAAGATTCAGTCATTGCCTGAAAACAAGAGATATGTGTGCATTGCATGTTGGGATGCTGATAGTGTTCATTCATCTGATTATCAGTCAATTGATATGGAGAACAAAGGTTTGGTGGATAGAGAATCGCATTATGGGAAATCTTCTAAATGCACTGTTGTGATTGTTGACTCGTATAGTCTTACTATTGTGCAAACAGTTTTTCATGGGAATTTATCCATTGGGCCTTTGAAGTCCATGTCCATTTTATTGTATGCTGGTCATATGGACAATCATTCGGTGATGATGGTTGATTCATTTAGTAAGGTGCAATGCTTGCCAATATTAAAGGATTCTGAAGCCACTGGTGCAAATTTTCCTGCAAATTCCTCACATTTGGTATTAAAGGACTGGCTAGATGGGTCAGAAGAGGGGGAAGCATTAATGGCATGTGCAAATCAGGGACAGTTGTTGGTCCTTATATATTCAACACACTGTACGTTTAGGTTGGTTGATGATGGCAATAAAATTGGGGAGATTCTCTTTTTGGATTATCAACTTTATCTTAAAGGCCAATCACATGTCATTGGTGGCATGTTTTTAGAGGATGATCAGACAAGCATCagactaaattttggaaaaCATGATGATGTAATTTCGGAAGAACTGGCTGTGTGGAACAGTAGAGGTTCAGCTGCTGTATACAGGGTATCATACTCAAGCAGCACATTTGCTTTTGAGCCTCTATTAGACATTCCTGCTGTTTCACGTGCTCCCAATTTAAAGTTAtccatttcttttgtttatgtCAGCTGCTATCTTCTTCGTATTGAATCAATCTGCTTGCGAGATGAAGAACCTTTGCTCTGGGAACCTTATATGACTATTTGGTTATTGCCACAGCAATACCATAGCAAGGAATTATCTGGAGGTTGCAAAAGACTTAGTGAAGGCCAatgttttgatgattggatTTCCAAATCCATACATAAAACTGAAGGTTCCATCAAAGAAATTTCCTCTAGCGCAATAGGTCTTCAGGGTGAAGCAGAATCCTTACATACTGGTGCTTCATGTTCAAAAATTTCGGAAAAGTACGTCTCCTCTTCAATGGTTATTTCTGAAAACTGGTGTCTTCCAATGGCGCTTGTTTATGGCTTCTGTAATGGTGATATAGAAGTTGTGTGGTTCGACATGTGCTTTGAGGGAAGTGGTTCCTATGGTCAAAATCAACATAATGAGGCAAACTTACATGGATCTAGACAATATCTTTCTGGGCACACAGGTGCTGTGCTATGTTTGGCTGCACATCAGATGGTGAGTATGCCAAAGGGAAGAGATTTCAGTCATGTTTTAGTATCAGGAAGTATGGACTGCACCATTCGGATTTGGGATCTTGACTCTGGTAACATGATTATTGTAATGCACCAACATGTAGCTCCAGTACGCCAGATAATTCTTCCACCGCCTCTTACTGAGTGTCCATGGAATGATTGCTTTCTCTCTGTTGCAGAGGATTGCTGTGTTGCCCTTACCTCACTTGGTACATTGCAGGTAGAGAGAATGTTTCCTGGACAGCCATACTATCCCACAAAAATTGTGTGGGATAGTGCAAGAGGTTATGTAGCATGTCTATGCCCTAATCATACAGGAATCCTTGACACTTCTGATGTATTATTCATATGGGACATTAAAACGGGTGCTCGTGAACGGGTGCTTCGTGGTGCTGCTGCTCATTCAATGTTGGATCATTTCTGTACAGTCATGAAGAAAGATTCTGCTCCTGCCAGTTTAATGTGCAGAAATACTTCAGCCTCCTCACTAAATCTTCCACTGACAGAGGAAAATAAGTATTCACATTCTCGTTTAAGATATACAGCAAAAGGGACTTCTACATCAAGCAGATTCCCTGTTTCTACAAGTGTGACTGAATCAAATAGATCCCAAACACATGCTACAAAAGAAGCTGTCATTGAGTCAATTGAATCTACAGTATCTGCCTTTCAAAGCAATAAGCCCCCAATTGAAGGCTTGTGCCCTTTTCCAGGAATCACCGCTTTGTGCTTTGATCTTAAGTCAATGATTTCTATTTGTAAGAGTCATGATTTGACTATGGCAGGAAGTATTGATCATAGAAAGACTTCTTCAGAAGTAATTGGAGAGGACACACCAAAAGACAGCCCCCAAAAGAAAATCGATAGTCAGCGAATGTACCGGGAAACAGATATTGCAACCCCCCACCATGTCAGCAAAGAGATTTATTCTGCTTCCAGTGGGACCTCAGGTGGTACAGTAGCAGATCATGACTTGCTTTACTCCCTTGAAGAATCCTTGCTTCAGTTCAGCTTGTCTCTTTTGCACTTATGGAATGTGGATTATGAGCTTGACAGATTGCTACAAACTGAAATGAAGCTCAAAAGACCCGAACTTTTCAATGTAGCTTCTGGTTTAATAGGGGATAGAGGCTCTTTGACACTGATGTTTCCTGGTTCAAGTGCCACCTTAGAG CTTTGGAGATCATCATCTGAGTACTCTGCTCTGAGATCACTAACTATGTTGGCCCTTGCACAGCACATGATCAGTTTATCACCTTCGTATTCTGGAGCCAGCAG TGCTTTAGCAGCCTTTTATGCTCGGAGCTTTGCAGAGAAAATCCCAGATATAAAGCCTCCTTTGCTCCAG CTCTTGGTAAGCTTTTGGCAAGACGAGTTTGAACATGTAAAAATGGCTGCTCGCTCTCTTTTCCATTGTGCTGCATCACGGGCTATTCCGCGCCCATTGTGCTGTAATAGTGCAAATGCTCCTGCAAAATCTCTTGATCGTTCGACCGGAATAACAAAGTTAGAACGTGAAAATTCAAACTCCCTGACTCCTAACTGTCTGCCAAAAACACTGATGGATTCTCGGAGCGAAGAATCTGAGATTCTTTCATGGTTGGAATCATTTGACACACAAGACTGGATCTCGTGTGTTGGAGGAACAACTCAAGATGCCATGACCTCTCATATAATTGTTGCTGCAGCATTGGCAGTTTGGTATCCCAGTCTTGTGAAACCAAATCTTGCCTTGTTGACCGTTCAATCTTTGATGAAATTGGTTATGGCTATGAATGAAAAATACAGTTCTACTGCTGCAGAGATTTTGGCAGAAGGTATGGAAAGCACTTGGAAAGCATGTATTGGTTCTGAAATACCTCGGCTGATAGCAGACATATTCTTCCAGATTGAGTGCGTTAGTGGTGCATCTGCTAATGCACCTGCTCAGAAGTCAGCTTTATCACATAACATTAAGGAGATTTTGGTGGCTGTACTTCTTCCAAGCTTAGCAATGGCTGACGTACTTGGATTTCTGAATGTAATCCAAAGCCAAGTGTGGTCTACTGCATCTGATTCGCCTGTTCATGTGGTGTCACTGATGACCCTCATTAGGGTTGTGCGTGGTTGTCCAAGAAACTTGGCGCAATACCTTGATAAG GTTTGCAGGTGGTCACTTTCATTTTGCAGACCATGGACCCAAGTAACTCAGTTCTGCGTAGAAGTTGCACTCAAAGTTCAATGGCAGCATTAA